CAAAGCAAGGCACTGCGACGAGCATGGCGAGCGCCGGTGATGTCCCGCGCTGCGGCGTCTGCCTCGGCGACGCCGGCGCGAGCTGCGATGAGGTCACCTTCGTGGCGGAGTGCTCCCACGTGCTGCACTTCCGCTGCATCATCGCCGGCCCCGCCGGCACCTGCCCGGTCTGCGCCGCGCGGTGGCGCCAGCCGCTGTTTTTGACGCTCCGCCCCGCGCCGTCGGTCCGGctcgcgtcgccgccgccaccgggcGATGAACCAGCGACGCAGCCGACTCCGCCACCTTCTACCTGAGAAGCCTTCCCCGCCCGGGTCGGATGGTGCCGTCCTCTTCGGCTCTTTCTCCCATCCAGGGTTGCTTGTACTTGCCTACTTGGCAGCTTGGTTGACTACAATCTCGATGCGTTGTACCGTGTCTAGCAAGTCTATCAGCATCGTATGATCTATGCGATGTGGGTGTGGCAACAAATTGTCCTGCAGTAACAATAAATAATGACGCTTTCTTGAATTTTATTCACCTTTTTATTTTAGAGTGAAAAGTTTTGTATTCATCTTATACAAATAAATACAACTTCCAAGACCCTGTTAAGTACGGTCCCAGTGGCTAGGCCCATGCGTCAAGCTAGTTCCTACCCGATCATGGGCCTGCCTGTCCATACTTAGTCTCTCGTACGGGCCCAAAACCTCAAGGAACATGGCAAAGTTACAAATACAACTTATTGGTTTGTTTAGATTTAAAGTCAGTAACCAGAGTTATTTGGATGCATGGTGAAAAATAACTGTTGAGTTTTGGCAGTGGCTTATTTAGGTGGCTCCTTGGTGTAGAAATCAATGCATGGGCCTATAGGAACCATTTTTTACTATGTAAGAAGAAATTCCAGATGATGCGTTTATTGGGCTTTGCTCATGTGTCAAGCCCATGGACAGCAAAATTCAGATGTCCTAAAATAAAACGTAGTATCTTTAAGGGACGCACACCCAAAGAGTCAGTCTAATTTCGTCATAAGGGTAGTAATGGTAGTATTTGCATACGTAATCACCCTGCAAGGCTGCAGCAGACGTCAGGAAacattataatttttttaatgAAACAAAAGTCAAATAGCGGCACCTTCTTCCACAGTCCTCGCTCGTGACTTCTGACGCCGGCATGACATCAAGCTTCACTAATAGACTTTCAGGAGCAGGCTTAACGGACAACACTCGCAAGAAagatttttcttttctctttttgaaAAAAGGATTCTGATTTCTGCCGACCGCTCCTGTGATGCACCTAGAACAAGCTGACCGGACCATCTTCTAGTCTCGCGCGAATTTCCAAACGCCCGTGCAGAACCTTGACAAACTGGTAGCAGAAGAAAAAGGGAGAGCGCTGGTGCCGCGCGGGCGCGAAGAcgatggccggccggccggcggcgggattCGGaacccgcggccgcggcggtcTGGCCTTTGGAACCTGACGAGCCCTGACGGGATCGTGGCGTCGTGCGCGGTGACCAggtgggggcggcggctgctgctctGGCCGCCGGGACTCGTGACCGAAGCATCTAGAAGCGCCGGGGTGAGGAGGAATGTGTGGAGCATATGCGTCGTGGCATTCTTGGGATTATCTGGAGCCGGGAATGGCATATCCGCCTGTCGCACATGCTGGTGGTGCCCGGCCCGACGGGGACCCCACGCCCGGCGCGGCAGGATCCGCCGTGGCCACCACCTGGCGTCGCTGCTGTCACGTGGACTGTCACCGAGTCCGGAAATGCCCTTGGGCAACCGGCAACGGGTAACGGGGCAAGGGAAGACAGAAGGACACGTGTGCTCTAGCAAATATTGGTCATGGTGAGCCTGCAAAAATGCAAATATTGTTTGTTACTTAAAAAACAATTCTAGAATGGCGCGGCAAAAGGAACAAACCGAAGCGTCGCAACGCCACCAAACAGACGAGCTAAACGTTGGGGTGCCACGCACAAAGCGGGCTCGCCGAttcgacggcggccggcgccggaCACCCGCGCCCAAACGTGGTCCTTCGCCGTCGCCGGTCGCCGGTCGCCGTCCGGGCCGGCCGAACACTTCCGCTGGACCACCCTGCTCCGGCCACTTTCCGGCCGCCCCGTCCCGATCTCCAGCCAACCGGCCACGGCCATGGGTTGTAGCAGCTCACGCCGGCTCAAGCAGAGCCACCACTATTCCATTTCCGTTCTTTTCCCCAGAAAATAAAAAGAAACTTCTACTActatttcttttctctcagttgggtttccttttcttttttgaaaagaTAAGTTGGGTTTCTTTACTGGCATTATTGTTCCCCAAGAAAGGAAGACGAGACATGCAttttcttcttctccttcttcttgcGCCACGAACCAGGCCGCGCTGTCCGCGCGCCTACCACGAAGCCCCTGTCCCACCGATGACACGTGGGCCTCTTTGATATCCGGGCCTACACGTCATCGGGACAGCTCACCGGGCCTGCGCCTTCTGGAGAACGGCCGGTCGGACAGGTCACCCCCGCACCTCGTTCCAGAATTATTTGCGCCCATTTGTTTAGAAATTTCCCCAGGGCACTTTCCAAAGTTGCATTTCGCTTTCTCCTTTGATtaaagaaaaataaataaatttgcCTTTCCTCGCCTCGCTCTTGGCTTTATAAAAAGGGCGGCCGCTTAGACCCCTCCCCACCTCACCCGATCCGCTTCTAGACCCTTCCCCTCACCTCGCGGCACCTCCCACCCCGGTCTCGTCGTCCTCGCAGCACCCCTCCGCCATGGGTAATTGCTCTCTCCTGCCCCGGATCTCCTCCGCCTAACTGCTGCTCCCTTCTGCTTCGTGCTCGGATCTAGCCAAGTTGGTTTTTGCTGACTTTTTATTTGTTTTTGCTGGTCGGATTTGCGTATGCAGGCAAGATTAGGATCGGAATCAACGGTGAGTTGCTACACCTGACGGCTGACTAGAGCTTAGTGCTGGTTTCGTTGAACCTGGAGTGATCTGAGTGAGTTTTTGTGGGTCTCCGTGTGTGGCTTTGGGCTTCAGGTTTCGGAAGGATCGGCAGGCTCGTGGCCCGGGTCGCCCTCCAGAGCGCGGATGTCGAGCTCGTCGCCGTCAACGACCCCTTCATCACCACCGACTACATGGTACGCGCCTCGATCTGTGAGCTTTGCTCGTTGCGGTCATGCGGTGTGTAGATCTGGTGGTTTATGTGGGGTTTTGTGGTGGGTTTAGCGCCGATTCGTGAGCTAGCGTGCTTCAAGTGGTTAATAGTTGCTTCAGGAGTTGTTTTGACTCTTAATTCTTTACTCGGGCTCCACGGATCTGGGGGGGATTTGTCGGTCTTGTCGCTTAATTATAATATTCCATTTATCCTGGCAGTGGGTATGCGCAGCTTGAGATTTAGTGCTTAGTTTTAGTGCTTCGCTCTGTGTTTAGTCTTGATAGGGTACTGAATTGTGAATTTTGTGTGCTGTGCTCATGATTTATATGCTTCCCCTGTCTTGTGTAGACCTACATGTTCAAGTACGACACCGTGCACGGCCACTGGAAGCACAGTGACATCAAGCTCAAGGACTCCAAGACCCTTCTCTTCGGTGAGAAGCCGGTCACCGTCTTCGGCATCAGGTAGCCCCCTGTTACAGCTTCATTCAGAGATGGGTTAAGCTTTCTGTTCAAGCTGTGAGCTGATGTTTGAGCTGCCACAATTTGAAAGGAACCCCGAGGATATCCCGTGGGGTGAGGCTGGTGCCGACTATGTCGTGGAGTCCACCGGTGTCTTCACTGACAAGGATAAGGCTGCGGCTCACTTGAAGGTATAGTTGCTGCTTCGTAGTCCTATGGCTGCTATAGAATGTTTGTAGTTTGTTTGTGTATTATGTTTATGTTCTCCCTATTTTCTGAATGTATGCATTTGGGGGGATTGTATACTTGCAAGGGGGACACATTAACTGATGGTCCACTTAGTTGGGCTTAAAAAATGGTGTCTTAATGTTTAGCAGTAATTTTTCTTATTTATTAACCTGCAATACGTCTGGCCTGTGCTTAATGGTAGCTTCTTGGTACCCAATTGAGTTGATCATTTGCTTCTGACATGCTGTAGTAACCTGAGATTTGAGTTGATCATTTGCTTAATGGTTAGTCATACCAGTTTGTATAATGTCTATTAGTTTTTGCTGTTTAAGCATAGATACTGGGAGACTTTGAATGTTTGTATAATGTCTATTAGTTTTTGCTGTTTAAGCATAGATACTGGGAGACTATGAAATGATGTAGTTTAGTGTTATGATTAGGATCTAACACATGTAGTCTATACTCAATTGCCTTACTTCTCAAGAAATTATTTTGAGCTGTGTGGTTTTCCCTCTTCTAGATAAGTTTTAATGCTTTCTCGAAGTTCCAATTGCCTGTTTCTGATAGCTGCATAATTCCTTTGAATAATAGGGTGGTGCCAAGAAGGTTATTATCTCTGCTCCAAGCAAAGATGCACCTATGTTTGTTGTTGGTGTCAATGAGGACAAGTACACCTCAGATGTTAACATTGTCTCCAATGCTAGCTGCACCACAAATTGCCTTGCTCCCCTCGCTAAGGTGTGTTGTTGCATCTTTGAGCTTTTTTTTAGTTGTTTCTGCTCTTCTGATGTAGATTGGTTATTAATTAATGATGTCTATTTTCATAAACCAGGTCATCAATGACAACTTTGGTATCATTGAGGGTCTGATGACAACTGTTCATGCCATCACTGGTGAGTTCCGTTTGGCTGATGAGCAATCTTTTGCACTTGCATTATTGGGAAGTACTTGTAGTTGGCTGTAAAATGACAGCAGTATACTTCTATGTCAGCCACCCAGAAGACTGTTGATGGCCCATCAGCCAAGGACTGGAGAGGTGGCAGGGCTGCCAGCTTCAACATCATTCCCAGCAGCACCGGTGCTGCCAAGGTATATGATAAACTCGCGATTTTGTATGCTGAGAGCTAATATTTCCTCGTTTTTCCTATAGTGGCTCGTTTGCAAAAACTGATTTGACCAACTGGTTTGGCTGACAATTATTGATAGAAACGTGATAGCTTGCTTTACCGTGTTTTAGGGTTTACTTAGTTTTGTGAGTTAATTTATATACTGTGGTACCATATGTAAGCTGAAATAACATAGCTAAATGAGCATGCGTAAGTGTTAAAATGACTTCTATATCAACGTGTTGCAGGCTGTTGGTAAGGTTCTTCCTGAATTGAACGGCAAGCTTACTGGTATGTCCTTCCGTGTTCCCACTGTGGATGTCTCGGTTGTTGACCTCACCGTTAGAATTGAGAAGGCTGCTTCATATGAGGACATCAAGAAGGCTATCAAGTAAgtagtttctttttttttaaattaATCTCCATGAATGTCATAACATTTTCATGTCGGCATGACCCAATGCTATGTTTGATGTGGGAGCGTGGTTTCCTGGTCCATGTTTCTTGCGTGGTTTGGGATCACAAAACACCATCGACTTAATTGGTTTGGTTTTACAGGGCTGCGTCTGAGGGGCCTCTCAAGGGTATCATGGGTTACACAGAGGAGGATTTGGTTTCCACCGACTTCACTGGTGACAGCAGGTATTGAATTTTGTTTTGGATCCTCTTTAAGGATTATTATTACACTTCTAGTGCACACTGCTATGATGAAGTATAATGATTCTCTGCTGTATTTCATCGTCATTTCATTGCTTCTACTCAGGTCGAGCATCTTCGATGCCAAGGCTGGAATCGCTCTGAACGAGCACTTCGTCAAGCTTGTCTCCTGGTATGACAACGAGTGGGGCTACAGCAACCGTGTCGTCGACCTGGTCCGCCACATGGCCAAGACCCAGTAGAGCGTTTCGGCTTGATGGTTCCCATGGTCTTCCTGGTCGTGGACCGGCTAGCTGCTTGTCTATGCAGAGAATAAATGTGCATGGTGCCCTCCGGACAGGATTCATGCTAAGTTGGGACATGAGTTGCCTTTTGTTTTTCCTATCTGCCACCTTCCTGTAACGAAGTTGCTATTATGGACCTGAGTTTAGTTTTTGCTTGTGAAGAATACAAACACAGGGGGGTTGTAATTTTGCTCTATTGGTCGGTCTGTTGCATAGATGAGCTTTTGTGTTTGGTAACGACAGTCTCATGGTTCGTCCTGCTTCCTGTGTTCTCTGCTGTCTTCTGCATTCATCTTGATCCCTACCCGTTTCTATCGTGCGTTGCGCCCTCGTCGCATGCCTGGTGGCATCTGTACTTGAGGGATTGCTGGTTGGAAAAGCACCGTGGGATGTGCTCTTCATTCCTTTTGGGTTTCTGCTGGTTGTTTTAGGTGGAAGAATGAGATGCCTCTTTTATTTGGTTTCATTTCATTTTTGAGTTGCATTTGGCTGTGTGGTTCTGATTCCGACAGGCTGAAGTTTTTGATAGGCAGCGCTGCTGGAAGCACCGTCGCTTCTAGCTTTGGAGATGTTCCGTGCCTCGTTCCTTCTCACTGGTTCTGTTTTGTTGGGTAAGCCACGTGCCTGTGTGATTCTGATTCCAACCCTTGCTGATGTTGATCCGTCGCAGAGCGTTGCTTTTAGCTTCGTGCGGTGCAAAAAACTGTTGCCTCGAGATGTTGAATCCCTCGTTCGTGTTGCGGTCATGTATGTGACAAAGGGTTATGGATACCTCCACGGCGacgaaaaaaagagagagagaagctACCGCGGCGATGAAATACATATCCAGACACAGCCCACACAGCGATCGAGGTGAGGTAGGATCCATCATCCATGGTGCAGAGGCGGCGACGCGATCGTGGCAATCAAGATGCAGTTGCTGCGCTACAGCGACCAGCGACGCCGCCAGTTCGACCGGGGCGACGCTGCGGAATGCGTTTGGATGCCCGCCACATACTGCCACGCGCACGCGTGCAAGAGGTGTTTGGTTTCGAAGGTCTTATGATAAGCTCCACCGATAAATCTAATAATTTTTTATTCAAACATGAAAATTTATAGATGAGATTTATATCTATAAGTGTTGTAAGTCCATAAGCTCCTCTAAGAGATATTTATAGGTCGCTCTTTCCTCCCACCACCAAAATATTCGGATTAAGGTTAAAATCCAAGTTAGATGTTATATTAATCCTAAATTTAGATTTTATATTTGAATTGCAACATTCTAATATAAAAGCACACACAAGATTCGATTCAAAATCAAATAAAATCCAAATCACACTAATATTTAAATAATTCTAAcaaattaaatttaaattttggatttaatttaattaatttGGAAAATTCATAAAAGGATAATCTTATAGTGATCTGGATGGAGTAATTACAAACGCGGCACGGAAAATTTTTGAAACCCATATTTTTACATAAAATAATATTATAGAAAAATCTAAGATATTACACAGCAGATCTGAATCATATCTTCTTCATCCTCCTCTTAAGTCTTCGACTTCAATCTTGAAAGAATCGACGTTTTAAGAAATATACATCACCGAATGCTGCCTCGGAATAACCACGAAGGATGCTCCTGACGTGGGGATTTGGTTCGAAGAAAGCGCACTGCATGTAGGCATGGCCAAAGCGTCCCTCGCCATCCAAGCCACTGTCCACGAATGATCCAGGTGCCATCACTAGAGCACTTGTCGAACAGATTCCGGAGAGGCTCGGCCATGAGGGCGCGGGGGAACGTCCCCTCGCCGTGGACCTTCTTGTGTTCAAGCCGGTGGACCGCCTCCAGGCAGACGATGCAGGCGACGAGAGCAAAGATTCCTACACGCCAGACACCAACACAACTCCGTATGAGAGTCAATCCGATCGTCAGTCGTATCCTAGTAAATCCATACGCGTATACTAGAAAATATGCTCGCCGTTGCTACGTGAAATCAtataaaaatataatattatatACCATGTGTATTCTATATAATAATACGGTACGTGTCAGTTGAGAACTTTAATCTTATTCTATTTTATAAAAACATAAGTCAAAAGGCAGCACCTTCTCTTTCATtaagaggaagaagaaacagTAACTACTGCAACACAGAGTCGTGGATCAGAGGTCCAAAAGCTCTAAAATGAAGCCCAAGCACAGAGAACAATTGACGACTGAGAAATCTACCCGGGGTGGCAGGAAAGGGAGCGATCGAACTGACGCCGGCATGACATCAAGCTTCACTAATAGGCTTTCAGGAGCAGGCTTAACGGAAAACACTCGCAAGAAATGCACCCGAGACACCCATTGACAGCGAGATCTACCCTGTGATGCACCTAGAGCAACAAGCTGACCGCACCATCTTTTTCTTCACCCTTTCGTTCTTGACACGCCTTCTAAACGCCCGTGCAGAACCTCGACAAACCGGTagcagaagaaaaaggagagcAAGCATCGTGGTGGTGCCGGGCGGGCGCGAAggcgacggccggcggcgccggcagGATTCGGAACCCGCGGCCGTGGCGGCCTGGCCTTTGGAACCTGACGAGCCCCGACGCCGACGTGTTGCAAACTCGGGGTCGTGGCGTGGCGTCGTGCGCGGTGACCAGGTCTGGACCCATGGGCCGCACCCATCGGATGTGGAACCCGTGGGCGCCCGCACCCGTAGCCCATGGGTCCGGCTGCCATCCCTAGTCGCTCTCGGCTTTATAAGGGCGGCCGCTCCTCAGGCCCCCCATCTAACCATATCCGCCGTCTCCTCGTCATCGCGGCATCAGATCCCATCCTCGTCTTCGCGGCACCCTTCGCCATGGGTAGTTGCTCTCTCCTGCCCCGGATCTCCCTGCTGCTCCATTTACGATCTAGCCAGGAGGGTTTTGCTGACTTGTTTCCTTCTGCTTTTCGTTTTGCTGGCTGGATTTGGGGATGCAGGCAAGATTAAGATCGGAATCAACGGTGAGTTTTTGCGCCGTACTAGTAGTTCGTGCTCGTTTGGTCTGTGTGCGGTTGAATCTGGACTGATCTGAGTGGGTTTTTGCTCGTCCACGTCTGTGATTCGGCTCAGGTTTCGGAAGGATCGGCAGGCTCGTGGCCCGTGTCGCCCTCCAGAGCGAGGATGTCGAGCTCGTCGCCGTCAACGACCCCTTCATCACCACCGACTACATGGTACGCGCTTTGCTCGTTGCGGTCAGGCCGTGTGTAGATCTGGTGGTTTATTTGGGGGGTTTTGTGGTGGGTTCAGCGTCGATTCGTGGTTAATCGTTGCTTCCAGAGTTGTTCTGACTCTGATGCTTTACTTGAGTTCCACGGATCTGGGGGGATTTGTTGGGGGTATGGGTATGGGCAGCTTGAGATTTAGTGCTTCGCTCTGAGCTTAGTTTTGTCATTTGTGGGTATGCACAGCTTTAGATTTAGCGGTTCGCTATGTGTTTAGTCTTGATAGGGTACTGCGCTGTGAATTTTGTGTGCTGTGCTCATGATTTATGTGCTTCCCCTGTCCTGTGTAGACCTACATGTTCAAGTACGACACCGTGCACGGCCACTGGAAGCACAGTGACATCAAGCTCAAGGACTCCAAGACCCTTCTATTCGGTGAGAAGCCGGTCACCGTCTTCGGCATGAGGTAGCCCCCTGTTACTGCTTCATTCAGAGATGGGTTAAGCTTTCTGTTCAAGCTGTGAGCTGATGTTTGAGCTGCCACAATTTGAAAGGAACCCCGAAGAGATCCCGTGGGGTGAGGCTGGGGCTGACTATGTTGTGGAGTCCACCGGTGTCTTCACTGACAAGGAGAAGGCTGCGGCTCACTTGAAGGTATAATTGCTGCTTGATAGTCCTATGGCTGTTTTAGAATGTTTGTAGTTCATTTGTGTATCATGTTTATGTTCTCCCTATTTTCTGAATGTATGCATTTGTGGCGGATTGTATACTTGCAGGGAGGGGGGACAAATTAACTGATGGTCCACTTAGTTGGGCTTAACAATTGGTGTCTTAAATTTTAGCAGTAATTTTTCTTATTTATTAACTTGGAATATGCATGGCCTGTGCTTAATGGTAGCTTCTTGGTTCCCAATGGAGTTGATCATTTGCTTCTGACATGCTTCGTACCAGTTTGTATAATGTCTATTAGTTTTTGTTGTTTTAAGTATAGATACTGGGAGACTATGAAACAATGTAGTTTAGTGTCATGATTACGATCTAATACATGTAGTCTATACTCGATCGCTTTACTTCTCAAGAAATTGCCTGTTTCTGATAGCTGCATTTTCCTTTGAATAATAGGGTGGTGCCAAGAAGGTTATTATCTCTGCTCCAAGCAAAGATGCACCTATGTTTGTTGTTGGTGTCAATGAGGACAAGTACACCTCAGATATTAACATTGTCTCCAATGCTAGCTGCACCACAAATTGCCTTGCTCCCCTCGCGAAGGTGTGTTGTTGCATCTTTTAGCTTCTTTTAGTTGCTTGTGCTCTTCTGGTGTAGATTGGTTATTAATGATGTCTATTTCCATAAACCAGGTCATCAATGACAACTTTGGTATCATCGAGGGTCTGATGACAACTGTTCATGCCATCACTGGTGAGTTTTGTTTTGCTGTTGAGCAATATTTTGTACTAGCATTATTGGGAAGGTACTTGTAGTTGGCTGTAAAATGATAGCATGATACTTCTATGTCAGCCACCCAGAAGACCGTTGATGGGCCATCAGCCAAGGACTGGAGAGGTGGCAGGGCTGCTAGCTTCAACATCATTCCCAGCAGCACCGGTGCTGCCAAGGTATATGATAAACTCACAATGTTGTACTCCCCCTGTCCTGAAATATAAGGCATTTtggtttgtcctaagtcaaactgcTCTAAGTTTGACCAAGTTCATAAAGAGTAATAAAATTTTAAATGTCAAATGAGAATAATTAGATCCATTATGAactatatttttataatttactCATTTGCTGTGTTAGATGTTAAATATTTTTCTCTATAAACTTGGTCAAACTTAGACTACTTactttgacttaggacaaaccaAAATGCTTTATATttcaggacggagggagtatgctGTGAGCTAATATTTCCTTGCTTTTTTCTTTAGTGATTTGTTTGCAAAAAAGCTGATTTGACCTACTGGTTTGGCTGACAATTAGTGGTAGAAATGTGATAACTTGCTTTACTTTGTTTGGGGGTTTACTTGGTTTTGTAAATTAATTTATATACTGTGGTCCAATCTGAGCTGAAATAACATAGCTAAATGAGCATGCACATACATTGGTATCCGGGCGTTAAAATGACTGCTGTACAAGTGCTAACTGATGCCATGATACGCAACTTATGCTCTTTTTAGTTAAATGGTTTGTTATTCCACCTCATTATTCTGCTTAGTGTGATAGTATCCATTCCATATTCTAGTAAATTTGATTGAAATTCTGCATGCTGACTTTTGTATTAATGTGTTGCAGGCTGTCGGTAAGGTTCTTCCTGAATTGAACGGCAAGCTCACTGGTATGTCCTTCCGAGTTCCGACAGTGGATGTCTCTGTTGTTGACCTCACCGTTAGACTTGAGAAGGCTGCCTCGTATGAGGACATCAAGAAGGCTATCAAGTAAGTAGTTTTTcgtttatttttaaaattaatcTCCATGAATATCATAATGTTTTTTGTTGGCATTATCCAATGCTATGTTTGACATGGAGTGAGGTTTCTTGGTCCATGTTCCTTGCGTGGTTCGAGATCACAAAACATCATTGATTTACTTGCTTTGGTTTTACAGGGCTGCCTCTGAGGGGCCTCTCAAGGGTATTATGGGATACACAGAGGAGGATTTGGTTTCCACCGACTTCACTGGTGACAGCAGGTATTGAATTTTGTTTTGGGTCCTCTTAGGAATCAGTGGACTATTATTACACTTCTAGTGCACACTGCTACGAGGAAGTATGGTGATTCTCTGCTGTATTTCATCGTCATTTCATTCCTTCCACTCAGGTCGAGCATCTTTGACGCCAAGGCTGGAATCGCTCTGAACGAGCACTTCGTCAAGCTCGTCTCCTGGTACGACAACGAGTGGGGCTACAGCAACCGCGTCGTCGACCTGATCCGCCACATATTCAAGACCCAGTAGAGCGTTTCGTAGTGATGGTTCCCATGGGCTTTCTGGTCGTGGACCAGCCTGCTGCTTGTCTATGCAGAGAATAAA
The Panicum hallii strain FIL2 chromosome 6, PHallii_v3.1, whole genome shotgun sequence genome window above contains:
- the LOC112896623 gene encoding glyceraldehyde-3-phosphate dehydrogenase 1, cytosolic, coding for MGKIRIGINGFGRIGRLVARVALQSADVELVAVNDPFITTDYMTYMFKYDTVHGHWKHSDIKLKDSKTLLFGEKPVTVFGIRNPEDIPWGEAGADYVVESTGVFTDKDKAAAHLKGGAKKVIISAPSKDAPMFVVGVNEDKYTSDVNIVSNASCTTNCLAPLAKVINDNFGIIEGLMTTVHAITATQKTVDGPSAKDWRGGRAASFNIIPSSTGAAKAVGKVLPELNGKLTGMSFRVPTVDVSVVDLTVRIEKAASYEDIKKAIKAASEGPLKGIMGYTEEDLVSTDFTGDSRSSIFDAKAGIALNEHFVKLVSWYDNEWGYSNRVVDLVRHMAKTQ
- the LOC112896606 gene encoding glyceraldehyde-3-phosphate dehydrogenase 2, cytosolic-like; this translates as MGPAAIPSRSRLYKGGRSSGPPSNHIRRLLVIAASDPILVFAAPFAMGKIKIGINGFGRIGRLVARVALQSEDVELVAVNDPFITTDYMTYMFKYDTVHGHWKHSDIKLKDSKTLLFGEKPVTVFGMRNPEEIPWGEAGADYVVESTGVFTDKEKAAAHLKGGAKKVIISAPSKDAPMFVVGVNEDKYTSDINIVSNASCTTNCLAPLAKVINDNFGIIEGLMTTVHAITATQKTVDGPSAKDWRGGRAASFNIIPSSTGAAKAVGKVLPELNGKLTGMSFRVPTVDVSVVDLTVRLEKAASYEDIKKAIKAASEGPLKGIMGYTEEDLVSTDFTGDSRSSIFDAKAGIALNEHFVKLVSWYDNEWGYSNRVVDLIRHIFKTQ